The stretch of DNA GCGGCCGCGGGTCGCTCGATCGAGGGATGTGTGCGATCCGCGACTCCCGTCGCGTACACGGAGGCGCCGAGCAGCAGCAGGACGCCGACGAGCGCAAACGGAATCCGGCCACGGTCGTCGTCGGCGAAACTCACGGTGACCACGTCCGGACGGAGATCTCGACGGTGTCCAGTTCGAGCGACGCCACAGCGTCGGTCGGGCTCCCACTGCCTCGGCGGAGGTCGCTCGCGACGCGGTCGGCCATCGCGGCCGCGATCCGGCTGTTCGCGGCGGTGGTGTCTCCTCGCTCGATCGCTCCCGCCGTCTCGACGCCGTACCGGGCGCTCACCCGTCGGTAGCGGTGCTGAACGAGCGCGTCGAGCGGCGGATCGTCGGCGAGCGCCAGTCGGCCCTTCTCGGGTGGGAGCAGTCCCGCGACCAGTGACGCTGCGACGACGCGGCCGAGGCGTGCGAACCCACCTTCGGTCGCCGCGACCGACGCGTTCGCGGGCGGATCGACGCCGCTCGGTGCGTGAACCGTCGCCGCGTTTATGTTGGCGTCCGCCGGCGGCTCCGGACCGACGGCGAACGCTCGACCCATGTGGGCGTCGGGGTACGGCCGCCAGCGGACGACGACCCGGGTTCGGGCCGGCAGGCGTTCGACGACCGTCGCCCGAACCGCGGCCGCGAACCCCTCGCTGGTGCCAGTGAGTGCCTCACCGTCGACACGGACGGTCCGGACCGCGGCATCGGCCAGCAACGAGATGAGCGTCCCGTGGGCGACACGCTCGTACTCCGGGTTCGTGTCGGCGTCCCGGTCCCCCTCCCCGTCCGGCGCCGGCCGCAGCGTGTACGGTACGTCCGCGGTCGCCGCAGTCAGTGTCTCCGCGACTGGGTCGGCCCGGTCGGGCTCGTCGGTCGTGGGTGCCGGCGTACTGGTCACCGTGACCGCGGCCGCGCTGATCAACAGCAGGCAGAGACAGGCGTCGAGTGCGGTGGCACTCATCGGGACACAACCACCCGGAGCCAGCCGGACACCACTCGGCCGGGTGCGATCCGTACCGGGACTCGCCGGCCCGCCGACTGGCTCTCCTCGTTCGGAGCAGGAGTGTCGCCGGCCGCCCAGTGCTGCGACCCGGCACGGAGCTCGACTCGGAGTGTCCAGCCCGTCGGTCCCTCGTCGACGGCTGCGCCGAGCCGGCCGGCCGACGCGACGCCGGCCGGCGCGACGGCGTCGTTGACTCGAGAGAGCGTCGGCTCGGCGACCTCGCGATCCGTGGTCGGGAGAACGCCGGCGAACACCGTCGCGTACAGCGACAGCCCGAGCCCGATCGCCGCCACGGCGACGAGCGTCGCCGTCGGCGACGCCTGCCCGCGGTCAAGCACCGACGAGCGTGGCGCGGTAGCCATCCCAGCTCACCTCCCTGACGGCGATCTCGTCCGACGCGATCCACTCAGGCTCGCGCTCCCGTGCAGCTTCGACCGTGTCGCGGAACGCGTCGCGATCCGCGAACACCGTTCGCGGCGGTTCCCCGTCGAGAACTCGACGGAGCTTCCCGTCGTCGACCGTCACGACGGGGCCGAACGCGAACGTCGCCCGCGTGGTCCCGCGGCTGTTCCGCATCGAGATTCCGTGGGGACGGAGCCGGACGGCGTCGGCGCCGTGTTCGTGTGTCGCGCTTGATGGCGCGTCGCCGGCCGCGACCGAGTCGACGGTGTCTGCGACGCCCGCCGCGTCGGGCGCGGGGCGAGCGGGGAGCGTTCCGGCGACGGCGAGAAACGCCGCCGCGGCCACCACGAGACCGGCGTGCAACGCCGTCGAGTCGACTGGAGGTCCGATCATGGGACGGACTGGTTCCGGTTTCGTACTTGAACTCTCGGCTCAGAGTAGCGTGCCACCGGCGACGACCGCCGCGACGTAGGCTGCCGTCGCGGTGGGGAGTGCGAGCCCGACCCGGTAACCGAGCAGCGATCGATCGATCCCGCGCTCCAGCGCGGTCGCGAGCCCGGTCAAGGTCGCCGCGAGCAGGAGCACGTAGACGCCGACGATCGGCCCGATCGAGGCCGGAGCGAGCGCGGCCGATGCGGACGCACCGCTGCCTCCGAGCGCCCCGCCGGTACCGCCAGCGTCCGCGGGGATACGCCCTACCATCGCGACGGAGACACCCCCGACCAGCGGGCCGAACAGCGCCGCCGTGTTCGAGAGTGTGCCGGTGATCGTCGCCAGCTCCCGACGCGCCTCGCGCTCGACGCGGGCGAGTTCACGGAGATGATCGCCCACGGCGACGAGCGCCTCCCCCGCCGGCGCGCCTTCCGTCGCCGCGAGGGCGAACAGCCGGCCGGCGTCCCGGGCTCGCGGGCTCGGCACGTCCCGGAGCGCTCCGAACCGGCCGAAGAACGCCTTCTCGACCGGAACCCCCAACCGCTCTCCCCGTTCCGCAGCGTCGGCCAGCAGGTCGCCGGCGTCGCCGGGCAGCTCCGCTGCGGTCTCCGCGAGTGCCCGTTCGACGGCCGTTCCGCCGGCGACTCGCCGACCGACCAGCGCCAGCGCGTCCGGCAGCCCCGACTCGATCTCCCGAACTTCCCGCCGAAGCTCCCGTGCGGGTGCGAACAGCCACAGCAGCGCGGCACCCGACCCGGCGCCGACGGCGACGATCGAGGCTGCCCACGGCAGCACGAACAGACAGCCCGCGCCCGTGGCGACAGCCACGAACACGCCGAGCGCGGCAGCGCTCCGCCGGCGGTCGGGAACCGCGGGGTGGTCGCTATCGACTTCGGGTGGCGGGAACGAGACCGGCCGCCGGGCGAGCAGCCAACCGCTCGCGACGAGCAGCCCTGTCGGGAGAAGCAGATCGTAGAGCACCGTTAGCGTGCCGAGCCCGACGTTCACACCCGTGAGCCGTGCCGCGGGGAGCACGCCGACGAGCGCGAGCGGGAGCAACACGCCGAAGGCGTACAGCCCCGTCAGCGGCGCCCGGATCTCCCCCGCGAACGACGCGGCACGCTCCTCGACGCCCGAGCGCACGGCCGAGAGCGCGCGCTCACAGCCGCGTTCGCGTGCGTCCGCGGGGGCGTCGGCGGCGTCGGCGACCAGCGCCGCGGCGCGTTCGATCTCCGGCGCCGTCTCGCCCCAGGCCGCGGCGAACGACGCCAACCCCGAGCCGGGCGTTCCACGGGCGTCGCGAGCGTGCTCGCGCAGCGAGTTGGCGAGATCGTCGTCGCCGGACCGCCCGGCGAACGCGACTGCCCGTTCCAGGCTCGGCTCCACCCGGAGCCGGAGCGTCAGCCGACCGAACAGCCCCGGCGCGTCGCCGACGGCACGGGTACGTGACAGCGCCGCGGCGGCGATCGGGGCGTTTCGGGCGGCGAGCAGCAGTCCCGTGCCGAGGACGACCGCGAGCGAGAGCAACGTGACTGCGCCGATCGCGACGGCGGTGAGGGTACCGGCGACCACGATCAGGCTCCCGATCGCCTCGCTCGCAGCGACCAACTGCGGTGCCGCCGGCCAGTCGAGTTCCTCGCAGGCGTCACGCAGCGCTCCGTCGACGGCGGGTGTCCGTGGCCACGACGCCCCGACTCGCTCGACGAGCCGGGCGAACTGCTCCCGTCCGTCCGACGAGCGAGCTACCACGGCTCCCCACTCCCGTCGGTGCGACCGTCGTCCTCCGCCCGGATGGCTGCCGGGCGCGTCACGCCGTCGGCGGCGAGTGACCGCAGGTGATCGGCCCGCGCGTTCAACGCCGTCAGCGTCTCGCCGTACCCCTCGCCCGGCGCCGCGAGATCCGCTAGCAGGCTGCTCTCGCCGCGGTCGAGCCGGTCGGTCGGTTCGAGCTCGCCGTCGTCGAGCGCGAACAACGGATGGAGCTCGGTCCCGTCGTCGACTGATTCGACCTCCTCGATCGCGACTGCGCGCCGGCCGCGTTCCGTGTCGGCGACGGTGAGCACGAACCCCGTCGCGGCGAACGCGGACTCGCTCACGCCTAGATCCTCGATCATTCTGGTCCGGACTGCGTCGGCGCCGTCGCCGTGGACCGTGCCGAGCACCGTCCCCGAGGCCGCGCCGACGCGCATCGCCTCGTACAGCGTGCTCGCTTCCTCGCCCCTGACTTCGCCGACGATCAGCGCGCCCTCGCCGAGTCTGAGTGCGGTCCGGAGCGCGGATGCGGGGCTCGTCTGGGCGGAGTCGTCGTCGTCGCGGGCGACCCGGAGCGACTGCACGTCACGGCCCGCAGCACGGAGCGCCGCGGCCGGAAGTTCGGGAGTGTCCTCGATCAGTACCGTCCGCGTGGATCGAGGGAGCGCCCACAGCAGCGCGCCGAGCGTCGTCGTCTTCCCCGCGCCGCGTGCGCCGGCGACCAACCCGGTCCCGCCGCGTTCGACCGCCAGGGAGAGCAGCGCCGCCGCCCGCGGCGTCAGGGAGCCGACGGCGACGAGCCGGGGGAGCGTCCATGGCTCGGCGTCGTGGCGCCGCACGGCGAACGCTGGCCCGGGCGAGAGCGGTCGGGTGACGCCGGCGATCCGCACCTCCTCGCGGTCGTCGGGCGGGCCGACGGGCAGCGTCGCGTCCACCTGTGGGGTCGCTCGCGAGAACGCGCGCCCGCTGCTCCGGCGGACCCGTGACGCGAGCGTCCCGACTCCCTCGGGGGTGAGCCGGACGTTCGTCGGCATCGTCTCGTCGTCGACGACGACCCGGATGGGCGTCTCCGCCGCGGGTGCGGTGACGTAGACGTCCGAGACGCGGTCGTCCGCGAACAGGTCCGCGAACACGCCGTTGCCGCGCGTGTGCTTCCGGAGCGTCGCCGACAGCTCGGCGATCGGGGCGTCGGGATTCGCCACCTCCCGAACCGCACGGGCCGGAGCAAGATCACCACCCCCGTCGCGCTCCGCCAGTCGCTCCGCCGCGGCGTCGAGCAGTTCGAACGCGGCCGCGTCGAACGACGCCGACGCGGGCGTGAGGTGGTAGATCGCGTCCGATTCGGCCGCCGAGTCAAGCGCGTATTGCCGGACTGTCCCGCCGGTCGAGAGCGCCACCGTCTCGCGCAGTCGGGCGTCGGTCGGCGGCCGGTGGTCGATCCGGGATCGGGCGATCGCCGGCCCGCCGTGGGCACGCAGTGCCTCCTCGTGGTCGGCGGCCCGCTCAGCGCCCGCTGCGAGCCCGGTCTCCGCGGCAAGGCGGCCGATCGTGGCGGCGCGGCCAGTTGCGTCGCGGGCAGCCCGTAGCGGGGCCGTGCGCGCGGTCGCGGCGATCTCGGCGTCGTGGTGCTCGGCCAGTGCCGCGAACCGGCCGGCAGCGTGGAGTAGTCCGACGGCGCCGTCGGTGTACCAGCGTTCGTACCCCGCCGATCGGACGCGAACGGATTCGGCGTCCCGGTCGGCGAGTGCGTCGACGGCGGTCGCTCGACAGGCCGGCTCGGTCGCGAGGTCGCCGTCGCCGGGGCAGTCGTCGGCGTCGATATGGAGTTCGACGCGGTTTTCGATCCCCGTCCCGGCGGGCTCGACGAACGCCGGCCGGCAGGCACACGCCCCGTCGTCGTCCTCGGCCCGCCACGGCAGCAGTGACATAGCGCGGCTGGTCCGGCTTTCGTACTTGAACTCTGGGCCGCGTGTCGCTGCGGTCCCGGCGTTGGTCAGCCCCGAACCGTGACGACCCGGCCGCCGTCGCCGCGAGCGAGGCCGAGCCGCAGTCGGTGATCCCCGGGCGTCCCGAACCGAACGGGGCCGTCCGGGGTTACGAGCGGGAGTGAAAGCCGTCGCGTTCGGGTCGCGCCGTTCCGGAGGCTGTACCGGACTCCACACGCGGGGTCGCAGTCGACGACGAACCGCTCCACGCCGACCGCCACCAACGAGTTCGCGGGGAGCGTGACCGTGAGTACCCGTCGTGCACCGGGATCGTCGGCGGCGAGCAGCGACTCCCCCGCCCGTTCAAGTCGGTTCACGTCGCGGTCGAGCGCCGCGGCCGTTCGGTCCGCCGCCGCCGCCTCGACTGCTGGCAGCGATACGGCGAGCAGC from Halolamina sediminis encodes:
- a CDS encoding DUF7284 family protein; its protein translation is MSATALDACLCLLLISAAAVTVTSTPAPTTDEPDRADPVAETLTAATADVPYTLRPAPDGEGDRDADTNPEYERVAHGTLISLLADAAVRTVRVDGEALTGTSEGFAAAVRATVVERLPARTRVVVRWRPYPDAHMGRAFAVGPEPPADANINAATVHAPSGVDPPANASVAATEGGFARLGRVVAASLVAGLLPPEKGRLALADDPPLDALVQHRYRRVSARYGVETAGAIERGDTTAANSRIAAAMADRVASDLRRGSGSPTDAVASLELDTVEISVRTWSP
- a CDS encoding DUF7285 family protein is translated as MATAPRSSVLDRGQASPTATLVAVAAIGLGLSLYATVFAGVLPTTDREVAEPTLSRVNDAVAPAGVASAGRLGAAVDEGPTGWTLRVELRAGSQHWAAGDTPAPNEESQSAGRRVPVRIAPGRVVSGWLRVVVSR
- a CDS encoding DUF7283 family protein; translation: MIGPPVDSTALHAGLVVAAAAFLAVAGTLPARPAPDAAGVADTVDSVAAGDAPSSATHEHGADAVRLRPHGISMRNSRGTTRATFAFGPVVTVDDGKLRRVLDGEPPRTVFADRDAFRDTVEAAREREPEWIASDEIAVREVSWDGYRATLVGA
- a CDS encoding type II secretion system F family protein; translation: MVARSSDGREQFARLVERVGASWPRTPAVDGALRDACEELDWPAAPQLVAASEAIGSLIVVAGTLTAVAIGAVTLLSLAVVLGTGLLLAARNAPIAAAALSRTRAVGDAPGLFGRLTLRLRVEPSLERAVAFAGRSGDDDLANSLREHARDARGTPGSGLASFAAAWGETAPEIERAAALVADAADAPADARERGCERALSAVRSGVEERAASFAGEIRAPLTGLYAFGVLLPLALVGVLPAARLTGVNVGLGTLTVLYDLLLPTGLLVASGWLLARRPVSFPPPEVDSDHPAVPDRRRSAAALGVFVAVATGAGCLFVLPWAASIVAVGAGSGAALLWLFAPARELRREVREIESGLPDALALVGRRVAGGTAVERALAETAAELPGDAGDLLADAAERGERLGVPVEKAFFGRFGALRDVPSPRARDAGRLFALAATEGAPAGEALVAVGDHLRELARVEREARRELATITGTLSNTAALFGPLVGGVSVAMVGRIPADAGGTGGALGGSGASASAALAPASIGPIVGVYVLLLAATLTGLATALERGIDRSLLGYRVGLALPTATAAYVAAVVAGGTLL
- a CDS encoding ATPase, T2SS/T4P/T4SS family; translated protein: MSLLPWRAEDDDGACACRPAFVEPAGTGIENRVELHIDADDCPGDGDLATEPACRATAVDALADRDAESVRVRSAGYERWYTDGAVGLLHAAGRFAALAEHHDAEIAATARTAPLRAARDATGRAATIGRLAAETGLAAGAERAADHEEALRAHGGPAIARSRIDHRPPTDARLRETVALSTGGTVRQYALDSAAESDAIYHLTPASASFDAAAFELLDAAAERLAERDGGGDLAPARAVREVANPDAPIAELSATLRKHTRGNGVFADLFADDRVSDVYVTAPAAETPIRVVVDDETMPTNVRLTPEGVGTLASRVRRSSGRAFSRATPQVDATLPVGPPDDREEVRIAGVTRPLSPGPAFAVRRHDAEPWTLPRLVAVGSLTPRAAALLSLAVERGGTGLVAGARGAGKTTTLGALLWALPRSTRTVLIEDTPELPAAALRAAGRDVQSLRVARDDDDSAQTSPASALRTALRLGEGALIVGEVRGEEASTLYEAMRVGAASGTVLGTVHGDGADAVRTRMIEDLGVSESAFAATGFVLTVADTERGRRAVAIEEVESVDDGTELHPLFALDDGELEPTDRLDRGESSLLADLAAPGEGYGETLTALNARADHLRSLAADGVTRPAAIRAEDDGRTDGSGEPW
- a CDS encoding DUF7311 family protein, coding for MIRALLAVSLAAALLAVSLPAVEAAAADRTAAALDRDVNRLERAGESLLAADDPGARRVLTVTLPANSLVAVGVERFVVDCDPACGVRYSLRNGATRTRRLSLPLVTPDGPVRFGTPGDHRLRLGLARGDGGRVVTVRG